A DNA window from Agarivorans sp. TSD2052 contains the following coding sequences:
- a CDS encoding YebG family protein: protein MAVIIKYVVERNGVEKMTFSSKKEADSYDKMLDVADQLSLLIKHAEPKISEQLAENLGFYLSSQRNALQHILKGQEFDPSLIEKEEV from the coding sequence GTGGCTGTAATTATAAAATATGTCGTCGAACGTAATGGTGTAGAGAAAATGACATTTAGTTCAAAAAAAGAAGCTGATAGCTACGACAAAATGTTGGATGTTGCTGATCAACTAAGCTTGCTGATCAAACACGCTGAACCCAAAATAAGTGAACAACTAGCCGAAAACTTAGGTTTTTATTTGTCTTCACAAAGAAACGCTCTGCAACACATATTGAAGGGCCAAGAGTTTGACCCATCACTTATCGAGAAAGAAGAGGTATAA